In the genome of Kitasatospora cathayae, one region contains:
- a CDS encoding ATP-binding protein: MPQRAKHQLLGRAREVEVLDRLLREVGDGRSRVLVLRGEAGVGKSALLDHLAGQAGQWQVVRAAGVEAEAEFAYSALQRLCAPLLSHLDRLPEVQQDALRVAFGLSAGNPPEMLLVGMAVLGLFAEAAARSPLVCLVDDAQWLDLMSQRILAFVGRRLDAESVALVFAERITDGKKEEDFSGLPDLPLGGLADADARALLDRVLTAPVDARVRDRIVAETGGNPLALLELPRGLSPAELAFGFGGPGAGPLATRLEDGFRRRVDALPADTRALLLVAAVEPVGDGPLLWRALRLLGIGPEAAAAAEAADLITLGAPVRFRHPLVRSAVWRGADAAVLRAAHRALAEATDAERDPDRRAWHRAHAAVGPDEQVAAALEGSADRALARGGRAAAASFLERAAALTPDPKNRARRALAAAAANVAAGLPTRVPDLLAAAELGPLDRLQQAHAGRLRAKASSMTDSGKGAVQPLLDAARQFRDLDPAVARETCLAAFDAAIWAWPHDEGGLRRAAEVARGLIPGDEPAGVFLRARVAGTVDGQVAAFPLLARALRSFADEEEPSVLWAAANAAAELGDLQAWLDVTDRAVRFARTTGTPSVLSTALPYRAAALGHAGRLSEAEDLLAEAAAMEKATGVVTRTATAAMIAAYRGRERPALELLEAMERDGEQRGLGRLTRMAACERAVLHNGLGNYPLAMEAALRGSVHKDLVVHFWTCSELVEAATRAGEPDVAAGARERLADWSRAGTPWALGAHAVADALTGAPEKAEDRYREAVDHFGRGGLGVFETRARLLYGEWLRRRNRRAQARTELRAAYEAAARMGMEAFAERARRELLATGETVRKRTVGAPVLTPQEAQIARLAAAGHPNAEIGAHLFLSPRTVEWHLRKVFAKLGISSRREIDGALSER, encoded by the coding sequence ATGCCGCAGCGCGCGAAACACCAGCTGCTCGGGCGCGCCCGGGAGGTGGAGGTGCTGGACCGTCTGCTGCGCGAGGTGGGCGACGGGCGCAGCCGGGTGCTGGTGCTGCGGGGTGAGGCCGGCGTCGGCAAGTCGGCGCTGCTCGACCATCTGGCCGGGCAGGCGGGGCAGTGGCAGGTCGTGCGCGCGGCCGGCGTCGAGGCCGAGGCCGAGTTCGCGTACTCGGCTCTGCAACGGCTGTGCGCCCCGCTGTTGTCGCACCTCGACCGGCTGCCGGAGGTGCAGCAGGACGCGCTGCGGGTCGCGTTCGGCCTGAGCGCGGGGAACCCTCCCGAGATGCTGTTGGTCGGGATGGCGGTCCTCGGCCTGTTCGCCGAGGCGGCGGCCCGGTCTCCGCTGGTGTGCCTGGTCGACGACGCGCAGTGGCTGGACCTGATGTCCCAGCGGATCCTGGCGTTCGTCGGGCGTCGGCTGGACGCGGAATCGGTGGCGTTGGTGTTCGCCGAGCGGATCACCGACGGGAAGAAGGAAGAGGACTTTTCCGGTCTGCCGGACCTTCCTCTGGGCGGGCTGGCCGACGCGGACGCCCGGGCGCTGCTCGACAGGGTGCTGACGGCGCCGGTGGACGCCCGGGTGCGGGACCGGATCGTCGCCGAGACCGGCGGGAATCCGCTCGCCCTGCTGGAGTTGCCGCGAGGCCTGTCACCAGCGGAGTTGGCGTTCGGCTTCGGCGGGCCCGGCGCCGGTCCGCTGGCGACCCGGCTCGAGGACGGCTTCCGTCGGCGCGTCGACGCGCTGCCGGCCGACACCCGCGCCCTGCTGCTGGTCGCGGCGGTCGAACCGGTCGGCGACGGGCCGCTGTTGTGGCGTGCTCTGCGCCTGCTGGGCATCGGCCCGGAGGCAGCGGCGGCGGCCGAGGCCGCGGACCTGATCACGCTGGGAGCCCCGGTGCGGTTCCGGCACCCGCTGGTGCGCTCCGCCGTCTGGCGGGGCGCGGATGCCGCAGTGCTGCGTGCGGCGCACCGAGCCCTGGCCGAGGCCACCGACGCCGAGCGCGACCCCGACCGGCGGGCCTGGCACCGGGCCCACGCCGCGGTCGGGCCGGACGAGCAGGTCGCCGCCGCACTGGAGGGCTCCGCCGACCGGGCCCTGGCGCGCGGTGGTCGGGCGGCCGCCGCCTCCTTCCTGGAACGGGCCGCCGCGCTCACCCCCGACCCGAAGAATCGGGCGCGGCGCGCACTGGCGGCCGCAGCGGCCAACGTCGCAGCGGGCTTGCCGACCCGGGTGCCCGACCTGCTCGCCGCCGCGGAGCTGGGGCCGCTGGACCGGTTGCAGCAGGCCCATGCCGGCCGGCTGCGGGCCAAGGCGTCGTCCATGACCGACTCGGGGAAGGGCGCGGTGCAGCCGCTGCTCGACGCGGCGCGCCAGTTCAGGGACCTCGACCCGGCCGTCGCGCGGGAGACCTGCCTCGCGGCGTTCGACGCGGCCATCTGGGCCTGGCCGCACGACGAAGGCGGACTACGGCGAGCGGCCGAGGTCGCCCGTGGCCTGATACCCGGCGACGAGCCGGCCGGAGTCTTCCTCCGTGCCCGGGTCGCAGGGACCGTGGACGGGCAGGTCGCCGCCTTCCCGCTACTGGCGCGGGCGCTGCGCTCCTTCGCCGACGAGGAGGAGCCGTCCGTCCTGTGGGCGGCCGCGAACGCCGCCGCGGAGCTGGGCGATCTCCAGGCCTGGCTGGACGTCACCGATCGGGCGGTCCGCTTCGCCCGGACGACGGGCACGCCGTCGGTCCTCTCGACGGCGTTGCCCTACCGGGCGGCCGCGCTGGGCCATGCGGGGCGTCTCTCCGAAGCCGAGGACCTGTTGGCCGAGGCCGCAGCCATGGAGAAGGCCACCGGCGTGGTGACGCGCACGGCCACGGCGGCCATGATCGCCGCGTACCGGGGACGGGAGCGACCGGCCCTGGAACTGCTGGAGGCGATGGAACGGGACGGCGAGCAGCGTGGCCTGGGCCGGCTCACCCGCATGGCCGCGTGCGAGCGGGCCGTACTCCACAACGGCCTGGGCAACTATCCGCTCGCCATGGAAGCGGCGCTGCGCGGCAGCGTGCACAAGGACCTCGTGGTGCACTTCTGGACGTGCAGCGAGCTGGTCGAGGCCGCGACCAGGGCCGGCGAGCCGGACGTGGCGGCCGGGGCGCGCGAGCGGCTCGCCGACTGGAGCCGGGCAGGCACCCCCTGGGCCCTGGGAGCGCATGCGGTCGCCGACGCCCTGACCGGGGCACCGGAGAAGGCCGAGGACCGTTACCGCGAGGCCGTCGACCACTTCGGCCGCGGCGGGCTCGGCGTGTTCGAGACCCGGGCCCGGCTGCTGTACGGGGAATGGCTGCGCCGCCGGAACCGGCGCGCGCAGGCCCGTACCGAGCTGCGGGCGGCGTACGAGGCGGCCGCGCGCATGGGCATGGAGGCGTTCGCCGAGCGGGCCCGGCGTGAGCTGCTCGCCACCGGTGAGACGGTTCGCAAGCGGACCGTCGGCGCGCCGGTCCTGACCCCGCAGGAGGCGCAGATCGCCCGCCTCGCGGCCGCAGGGCACCCGAACGCGGAGATCGGCGCACACCTGTTCCTCAGCCCTCGTACGGTCGAGTGGCACCTGCGCAAGGTCTTCGCCAAGCTGGGGATCTCCTCCCGTCGAGAGATCGACGGCGCCTTGTCGGAGCGGTGA